Within Trichoderma atroviride chromosome 2, complete sequence, the genomic segment GAAGAACGAGGCTCATAGAAACTCTACCCCAAATTATCCTGGCCGCCCACAGTTCCGAGCTTACGacccggccatggcggcacAGCCACCTATCCAAAGAGCTATTACATACGAGCCACTCAACTCCTACGATGCTTACGACGCTCAGTATCGCTCCATGCAACCCACTGTAGAGGACGTCCCAGAATCACCACCCGGCTCCATGCGGAACAGGGATCGCCGCAACAGTTCGAGAATCGTCCCGCTGGATGAGGTTTTTAACAACGCCCCGATCCCCGCATCCACGAATCTCAGCCACTCTCCGGGAGGAGGATCTCCTGGTTATATGGGTCAATCTCCCGGAGCCTATCCTCCGTATCAAGAGCAGCCCCGGAATCAAGATTCAATATCTCCCCTGTCGGCTAGAGACTATACCGAGAGCCCTGGACAAATTTCACAGTATAGCTATAGCAGTCAAAGCCAACGCCCTAGCCCTAGTCAACAGCGCGAGTACGAGACTACCTATATCCAGAGCTCTCCAAGCTACGGGCTGCCTGCCTTGCCACCCTCTTTGGCTCCGGGGGTAGACCCTACTATGGCTCAGGAGATGTCCAACAGAGCATATGAAGACAGGCGCCACGATGGCCAATACAACAATCAAATAGTACACGCTTCTGTCCGAAGCCGCCATGGAAGtgagccgccgccgccctcacACGAACCGCCATATGGTACCTCACCGCAGGCGTATGAATCATACGACAGGCGAAGATCGGGTAACTATTCCGGTGGGCCGGATCCGCAGGCGCAGGCTCAGGGATATCGAGATCCTTCCCCTAATCCCCAACACAGGATCCGACGCAAGTCGGTCAGCCCTTCCCCCCTTCGTTCTGACCATAGGAGACATTCTGATATTCCTTTTGGTCCTGATTCTTACGACGCCTTCAACCCTGGGGCATCTTCTAGAGATGGATCCCCAGGAGTTGATGCATCGGATCCTCCCTCCAAAATTGTGACCCCAGATGGTCGAGAAATCGATCCATCTGATCATCTACCAGTGGAATCTTGGGCTCCCGAGCCCGAACCAAAGCCTTCTCAAGAGCCCGCGCGAGCAAGGCCAGCTCTTTCCGGAGCGCAGCCAATGCCTCCCAGCGGCCGAAGACCCCTGCGAATAAGCATGGCGAGAACTTCGCAAGCGGTAGTACCATCTAACGCCTACGGATTTACAGAGGGGCCTCgtgctcctcctccccccGCGCAAGGTGGACGGCAGCGACTACAAAAGAAGGCTATGCGCCATTCAATGGGGCCAACAACATCGGCCCCTAACCCCCTCACATCTATGGCGCCAGATAACTTTCAGATTGGACCAAATCAATACGGTTCATCTCGATCACGCGCTGGCGCGTGGGATTATCCAAGTGAAAATTACGCGCCCAAATACAACGGTGGCAATCAGGGACCCCCCATCCCAGCCAAGGTACCACTCCCCATTATGAGTGGCGCCAACGGAGGAGCAGAAGATATGGCCCTGATTCAGGAAATGCAATCGATTGACATTGGCACGGGGCGTTCTAGACGCCGAGGTGGATACTAACCATTTTGATCTATTAACTGTTTTGTACGAGTATTGGATGAATTCGAAATCATATCAATCGGTATTGGGTGAAATTTAGGATTGGCATTTCTGGAATTATCTGCGATATAGGATGACGTTcggttttctttcttcttttcacttcatttttttttcttttcatgtaTTCTGATGAAATGGATTTCATATATGAAGTCATGTGTTGGTATAGGTACCTTAGAAATGAATACAAATTGATGGATAAAATACTGCATCGTTCCGTAGATTTATTCTACTCTGTGATTAAGACATCGAGATGCTGTATTCCGTTGCTGAGGCAGCATGTACGTTTTGTTTAGCGCCTTTAGATGCAAGCTAGCCTTCACTAGGCATGGCTTCACCCGCCCCGCGGTATCTTTTCCGCCATTAAATCTTATCTAATCGCCTAATGCTTGCTTATCgctggcagaaaaaaaaaatcgagcCTAGCTGCCAACCTCACTGCACTGCTATTTCGATCGTTTGTCAATCGAATTTTGGAGACACAAAGGATCGTGATCAACCACCAAAAAAGCGATTTTTCAACCATACAACAGCACCATACTAAGGCATCTGCGGCGAAATCTCGGTCGGTCGAAGAGATAAATCACAATGGCCTCACAAGTGGCGCCCCTGCCGAGGGTCAAGCTCGCGTCTGGCCCCGCGCCCATGACGGCAGAGCAGCGTTACTGGAAGTCGTTCAAGAACCCTCTTTTGATTCCTTCGCCGACCAATTTCCCCATCACGCACGTCTCAAGCAACAGCGACTCATTTGCCGTGACGACGGGCACCCGTGTGCAGATCTACTCGACCCGCAGCCGGAAGCTGCTCAAGACAATCACCCGGTTTAGTGATGTGGCACGAAGCGGAGAGATTCGCCGGGACGGCCGCGTTCTGGTGGCGGGAGACGATACGGGCAGGATACAGGTGTTTGACGTGGGGTCGCGGGCTATCCTGAGGACGTGGCTGGATCACAAGCAGCCGGTGTGGACGACCAAGTTCTCGCCCGTGGAACTGACTACTCTGCTGAGTACGAGCGACGACAAGACAGTTAGACTGTGGGATTTGCCCAGCAGCGAGCCGACGAGCACGTTTGTGGGCCACTCGGATTACGTGCGGACTGGAAGCTTCATGCCGGGCACGATGGCGAACATGGTGGTGTCTGGAAGTTACGACTCCACGGTTAAGCTGTGGGATCCGCGAACGGGCAACAACTCTGCCGTCATGACGTTTAAGCACGCCGCTCCCGTCGAGAGTGTGCTTCCTCTGCCGACTGGAACGACTGTTTTGGCGGCCGCCGGCAATGCTGTCAGCGTTCTCGATCTGGTCGCTGCACGACCACTACATCTCATCACAAATCACCAGAAGACAGTTACCTCTATGAGCCTTGCCTCTGGCGGCCGCCGTCTCGTCACTGGTAGTTTAGAAGGCCATGTCAAGATGTTTGAAACGACAGGATGGAACGTTGTCAACAGCATCAAGTACCAAGCCCCCATCCTGTCAGTCTGCGTCATCCCCTCCAACGATTCCTCAGACGACGATCGCCATCTCGCAGTCGGCATGCAGTCCGGCGTGCTCAGCGTTCGCACACGACTTACCGGTACTGAGGCCGCGCGCCATCGTGAGCGCGAGAAGGAAATGCAGGCGCTCGTTGCCGGCACAATTGACTCCCTCGAtgcgcagaagcagaagcgcaAACGCCGCGTCGAAGCCACCAAGCGTCTGGATCTGCTCGGCGAGAGTGCCGACGTTGTCATTGCCAATCAGGGCCGCCCtaataagaagaaggagagaccGTGGCAAGCCGACCTTCGCCACGCCCGCTATTCCAAGGCCCTCGACCAGGTCATTGACCGTTCATCGTCTGAGTACTCCCCCCTAAACGTCCTAACACTGCTGCTTGCGCTTCGTCATCGCAGCGCCATCCGAGATGCGCTGGAGAACCGCGACGAGCAGAGCGTGGAGCCCGTGCTGAAATGGGTGTGCGGACACATTTGCGACCCTCGCTACGTGAGCATCTGCGTGGAAGTCGGTGTTCAGCTGCTGGATCTGTATGCCGAATACGTTGGCGCGTCAGCGGAGCTGCATCAGGGCTTCAGGACTCTGCACAGGAGAGTCAAGCTCGAGGTTGAGAGGGCGCAGATAGCTTGTCAGAGTGGAGGTATGTTGGAGAGCTTAATGATGAGTGCTGTATGAAGACGGGGGAAAATGAGCTTGTGTGAGGCGAGGAGGGACGAGAGGTGGTTGGAAGCATTTTTGGTAATTGTCTGGCGTTTTTTTTGGGCGGCATCATTCTCAAAAGGTTAAAGGATGACTGTTCGTATATATCAAAATCTGggaactttttttgttgtatTATTTTGTTCTATCGAGCTTATAGATACGTTAATGCAATGTGAAGATATTGAGCAAGTAGAACGAGATcgtgttttttttcacaTTGACTTACAAGCGATTGTAAAGCATTTGGGGCAGAAAATAATGATCCAGTATATAGATTTCCTGGCAGATACgtaatatatatatggaTGAATAAGTACATGAGTGACAAGCTTTTTATTTACAAATACTAGTAGGTATGGCTAGTTACACATGCGTCCTCACAATTAAGACGCCCTGTAGGTAGTTTAGCATTGGTACCTTGGCGACGGTAAAAGAAACAGGAGTGATAAAATCTTTTGTAAAAAAATGGTTGAAATAAATCCAGCCAATACCGTCGCAGTTTCGAGATTGGGCCGCGAGGCTGAAACGGTGCGTGCATAACATGGCGTTGCTGTGGGCGGCCAGCAGGCAGCTGTGGTGGTAGGCCTCCCACCTAGCAATGCGACCTCGAATCATTTGCATCTGTCATTTCTCAGGAATTCCTGGGGGCTATatttttgtttatttcttgtttttctccCCCCATCTCTATATTCgctcattcttttctttttccatgCTTTTGATTTGACCCAACATTAAAGAATCTGCTGCATCAACGTCAACTTCATCTGGAGAGTCAGGCATCGAAGTGTGCTGATACATTTTGACTACTTCTAATATCGGccatctcttttcttttatttatctATATCAAGAGATCAATACCATCACCATTCGTATCCTGCCATGGACCCTCCAGAAACCCCAGAAAGCGCCCTGCGCATCTGGTACACCCACCTCTGGGCCCCCAAAGTCGATCTGATCGGCGATATTGCCGGAAAAGAGCCATTTATCATCCATGGAGAATCGCTAATTCGCTACTGTCTTGAAGAATCGCCGGCTAATTTTCAGGGTGAGTATGGAGGTGCAGAAGGTCTTCAGAGGAGTTTCAGGCGGCTGACAATAGTCCAAATAGATGGATTCCAGCTGCTTCACGCCGTATACTTTGTCGAACGATTTCTCAGCAACTTCCAGAAGAGAGGCTGCGACTTTGATATCGTCTTCTTTCGAAATCTAAGAGATCTTTGTGTCCCTTACCAATCGGGCTTCGAGTATAAATATCAGTTGGCAAGAAcagtcatcatcaagcaTCTCCAAAGACACGCGCGGAAATGCGCAGAAAATGGCGCCAGAGCATCTGTTTTGGAGTTTGATTTATTGTCCAGTACCGAGTTTGAGGAATATCTCCAAGGCTTGCCCATCCATTTCGTCCTGTGCCATGACGGGATCGAATCAGACGACGTCAAAGATACGGTCGCATTGCGGTATACCATACGCCGCCTGATCTCGCGTGGCAAGAATGTAGCCGTAATCAACGCTCTGGAGTGGAAAAGCTCAAAAGTAAGGTTGATCTCCCTTTTGTGCGAATTCGAGGTACTAATGTGCGTCTTTTCCCAGGCATACGCTCCCTTGCTGAGCAGATCGCCCGCGCCTCTTAGGCCAGTTCCGGTCAAAAAGGAGCGCGACTCGCCATTTACTCCATTGTTTGACCCAAAGGATAACCTTGTACAGCCTTTGAGCACTGAGTATCAAGATCTAACCGTTCGAGAACGTTTGGGCATAGCTGCTTGCCTTTCTCTGCTTCGTGTGCAAGAGGATGGCTTGATAAATGGACAATATCTTGATATGCAAGAAAAAGTTCAGGCATTCTTACTTCATCTTGCCGTACTCAAACACTGCACATTGCTTGAGCGTCAGCATTGGGTCGGCTCACAACGATGCCATTCACACCCTGAAGACACCGAATTCCTGCGTCAGGTCATTGAAATGTCATGGGCATTGCTGGAAAAGGACGAATGGATGACCAAGTTGAACGTGGCTGACGAGAATTGGGATCTgtttgatgccattgatggcTCCTTGTTTCACTTCATTCTTGAGACTCTGCGGGCTTCAAAGTGGCTTCCGGATCCCATCATTCAGACTTGGCGACATCTTTGGTCAGTGTTCTGTTCAGGAGCCGATGGAAATTTCTCAGAGCAACTGCCCAAGCTTATCTATTCGGAGGATGAGCCACTTTTGAGGGACTCGAATGGTGTGCAGGTCTCGGCTTTGCCATTTAGCCACCCTGTACTCAACGATTTTCTCCAAGATATCAAGTTGAAAGAGAGTCAAGGCATACAAGACAAATCTTCTAAAGCTGTCTTTGAAGACCTCCACCATTGGCATAACACAAAGCCGCTTCTACCAACCAGAAAAATCGAACAACTTGGTTTCTTCgcgagaaaaaagaagacaaacgCTTTTGGCCAGCATCGTGGCATATTCTGCGAGTCTGACAAATGCAAAGGGAAAACTCCTTGACCCGGAGGCTATTGTCGTGAAGAAAGACGCAGCGACAAGCAACCCCAAAAACAAGAAGGCAATTGCGAATACTGAAAAGGCGAATaaagacaaggagaagaaaaagtctCAATCTAAGAAGCCAGGACGGCATGGAAATAAGCCCGGTGGCAAAGAGAATGCATTGAGAGCCGCGGAGGAGGTTCGATTGCAGAAAGATTCCACCAAGCGAGACAATACTACCGCACTTTGGAATAAGACATGTCGAGAGCTTGAAAAAGAGCACGATCTGCTTGCTCGATATCTCAAAACTCTGGTATTCCTGACAGAGAGAACCAAAGACGACAACACGGCATTGGGTTACGAAGTGCACCTTTATCTCTGCCATATCCTCGCGCAGTTGTGGGCAAAGGCTCGACCAGAAGCAAGATCAGAGAGTAAGAATGAATAGACTATTTCAAACTGCACAATACCACGCTAACTCATAGAAACACAGAATCATACTTGATTGCGCTTATCTGGAAATGGCTTCAAGAAATACAGGCCGCCAAAGTCTCCAAGACAGTGAATCAGGCAGTGCAGAAGTTGACCAGCTATCTTGCGATACCATTCCCTTTGCTCGAAATCGGCAATCAGACACAAGAGTTGTCTTTCAAATTTGACTATCACTCCTTTAAgagcatgaagaagatcatgCCAAACTATCGCGAGATGCAGCTCGAATACGCGGCCCCCTATATGGATCGAAGATTCGACTCTCAGCcagacgaaaagaaaagggtgCTGTTTGAACCCGACGGCTGGCAGCGCAAGGTCCTCGATTCAATTGATGCCAATAACAGTCTCCTTGTTATTGCACCAACATCTGCGGGTAAAACGTTCATATCGTTCTATGCGATGAAAAAAATACTTGAAGAGAGCGACGAGGGGGTTCTAGTTTACGTTGCACCGACCAAAGCCCTCGTGAACCAGATTGCCGCCGAAGTTGGAGCTCGCTTCACCAAGTCTTACAAAAATAGAGAAGGAAAATCTGTTTGGGCCATATACACTCGTGATTACAGAATCCAAAACCCAACAGGATGTCAAATATTGGTGACTGTCCCGCATATGCTCCAGATATTGCTATTGGCACCAACAAATGCCAAAGGGCCCAATGCCTGGTCCAGACGTATCAAGAGAATCATCTTTGATGAAGTTCATTGTATCGGTCAGGATGCCGACGGCGTTGTATGGGAACAGCTGCTTCTAGCGGCTCCGTGTCCAGTGATTGCCCTCTCGGCAACAATTGGAAATCCTGAGCCCTTCCGGGAATGGCTGTCGCAGGTACAGCGGAGTAAGGGCCTGAAGCTCGACTTCATTGTGCATACGGCGCGATATTCGGATCTCCGAAAATTTATGCACGTACCCCAAGAGCGCGAGCCATTCCAGGGGCTTCGTCACAATCAATTGCTTCCTGTTCCCGGACTAGACGAAGGTGAAGACTGTTGTACCAGTCTCAAGTTTATTCATCCTGTAGCAGCTTTGACTGAGAGGTATGTATCTTGCAACTACTTGGACAGATTGGAgttattaacttttttttctttaggGCTCGTACAGCGCTCGATGATCTTTCTCTGGAGGCGAGAGACTGTCTCCATCTGTGGAAGAGTATAAAGAAAGTGCTCTCAGATGAAGAAATCGCCAAGCTTGGGGTTCCCGACCCCTCTACCATTCTCCCCGAGACGATAACCAAGTCGGACGTCCTTCGGTTGGAGACGGAGCTCAAACAAGCACTTCGGCGCATCATAGAGACACCAGGCTCGGCGTTTCAGGATATAAGAAGCTCTCTCGAGCCACGTTGGACTAATGCAAGGGCTTTGTCTTCCAATATTGGCGTTAAGCGCGTTGACGATTTGGAAAGCCTCTTCAATTTGGCCGTCGATCTGTATAGCCAAGGTGCTCTACCCGCTCTCATATTCCACTATGATACTCATGGATGTGAGCTTATTATGAAGCTGATGCTTATGAGGCTAGTCGGGGCCGAACAGGAGTGGAAGGAAAAGTCACCTACGTGGACCCAGAAATTAAAAGATTTTGAGGCGTGGAAAAAATCCGAAAGCCTTcgacagaagaagaagccggtCCAGCGAAACAAAGGCGACGCCAGCGATGGCTCCAGGGTTTCCAAGCTAGAGCAGCTGCGCGAGGAGGCAAGCGCCGACATTAGTCCTTGGGAGAGCTTCAAGCCAAATGATCCGTTGGAGCAGTTCAACTTTGCAGAcacgaagaagatgcaaatgTCTGAGGTGGTTGAAATGATCTCGTCGCTGCGAGGCCAGGTTGCACCgtggctgctggaggctCTTGGACGCGGCCTTGGCGTGCACCATGCCAGTCTGAACCGACAGTATCGCCAAACGTAAGTTGAACATATCCTTTATCAAAGGCAATCTGCTGACAGCTTCGTGCTAGGGTCGAGGTTATGTTTCGTAAAGGGTACTTGAGGCTGGTTGCTGCAACTGGCACGCTTGCTCTTGGTATCAACATGCCTTGCAAGACAGTCATCTTCCATGGCGATTCTGTATTCCTCACGGCTCAAAACTTCAGGCAGGCTTCAGGTCGTGCCGGTCGCAGAGgctttgatcttcttggcaaTGTCGTGTTCAGCAGAATACCACGAGAACGCGTATATGAAATCATGTCGGCGCGGCTCCCGGGCCTCAATGGACAGTTTCCCATATCTACAACGCTTATCCTCCGATTATTTTCATTACTTCACGGATCTGGCAATTGCGATTTCGCGGTGAACATGGTCAAATCATTGCTATCTCAGACACGTCTATATCTCGGCGGACCGGAATCAGAGATGTCGATCAAGCATCATGTCCGATTTTCCATCGAATACCTTCGGAGACAGGATTTGCTTTCGGCCACTGGCATCCCTATCAATTTCGCCAGTATAATAGGCCACTTATACTTTATGGAGAATGCAGTGTTTGCCTTTCACTCGCTCTTGAGTGGTGGTTATTTCCATGCGCTTTGTTCAGACATACATGTAGACCGCGATAGAGTGCTTTTGGAGATGATGTTAGTGTTGTCACACCTATTTGTTCGGGTACCAGTCAAGCGCACCAAAAGGATGGTTGAGATTGCTAAAACATCCTCGTCTGTCATATTTCTCCCGCCACTGCCGCAGAACGCTGAAACTCTGCTTTTACAACACAATGAAGAAACTCTCTCTATATTCAAGAGATATGTGCAGTCGTATGTCAGCCATAGCCTGAAAGGCAAGAGGGATCGAGTGTTGCCGTTCACTCAAACAGCAgtaggccaagaagagccgGTCCATTGGGTTTCAGCCGATTCTGGGGCTTCCAGAATGGTCAGATCTCCCTTTGTTGCCCTGTCTGGAAGTGCAGATGACTTCAAGACAATTCATGATTTGTGCCAGACTGTTCGTGGAGATGTATTCTTGGAAGAATCAGCCATCCCATCAATCCCCATCTGGCCACACGATACAGACGTGGAGTTTAACGCTTACCTGTATGACTTTTACAAGCACGGCAGCATGGCTGTCCTGGTGAGGGATAACGGTATTCGACGTGGAGACGTGTGGTTTCACCTCAAAGAATTCTCTCGCACGCTGTCTACCGTCATTAGCAGTCTCACCATTTTGATGGATGCTAATGAGATGGCTTCAGAAGAAGACTTTGAAGACTTTGAGAGTGAAGCAGAAATGGCCACTGCGGATGAAGGCACCAGCTCTGATCCTAATGGAGAGAGCAGCAGTGTTGAGACGCCACCGTCTTCTGCCACTCTGTATAGCCAGGATCAAGACGATTATGCAGCGACTGGGGCATATCAAAAGGGCAGTCTTCTTAGAGTACTCCACGCATTCACCATTTTGAGAGAGGAGTTTGACACCAAATTCCGCCGTTTGTGGGCGTAAAAGACTTGTTTCTGAAGGGGCTGTGTTGGAATCTCAAGACAAAAGATTGATGGTATTTGTTCATATCTGAGATTGTAAAGTTtatgtaggtacctatgTTTGGAAATTGGCAAGACTATAAAAGTTTGGCTTGAGTCGAAAGTCATTTTTTCGCTCTTTACTCATTGATCATTCATCCATCCTTGGATAGAAGCCGCTCCAACTGTATGTGATATCCGATATATATCGCATGCAGCAATAACGACAATACGATTGCATCCAATAATTACAAGAATCTCGGTGCATAGAGTGAAACAGTGGAATCATATCATATTGAACAGTCAAGCATGACAGCTGGATAAACTTGTCTAAATAAAATGTCTATAGTTTTTACTTTTGCCATTTAATGTATCACAACTTGCCTACTCATAGGCCTAGTATACTTGCAATATTCGCTCGGCAAAAGGCAGTCAAAGCATGCACAGTCTTTGTAGCAGAGACACATGCAAGCATACTAGTTTCATTATACAAGCAGTCCCATCTCTCAGCATCATTCATCTccacagcatcttcatcagccaACACTCCAAAGCAGACAGTTGCAAATTTGCAAATCCCAGTCTTtgctcctctcttctctccaagcAAATGTTCTCTTCAAGTCATTATCGCAACACTTATCCGGCTTTCCTTTCCTCCGGACTCAGACACTTGAATCGCGTGATGTTGCTCACAAACGCATGCAAGCTGCACAAAACAGATTTCTCAACCAAAACCTGCATCATCCGACTCGCCGCTCTGGCAAGCCCGCAAATAGACGCCTCAAATGTTTCATCAGGATGGAGTGtgacgcaaaaaaaaaggcaaaatgcTCCCATTGTAGAGCTCACTTTTGCGTCCTCTTGTGTCGTATCtcatgtttttttccccctcaTATGCCTCTACCAGGATATCCCAACCGTCGTTAGTGACCCATACTACATGTATACGACACAGCCACCTGGTGTTAGTGATGTAGATCAACTGCTTGCTCTGGCTTGCCCGTAAAGTTTTAGATGAtggcaaaaacaacaaataAGTGCTCTGTTTTGCGCTCGCTACAGGAAACTAGATGGGGAATACGCGCAAAGTCGTATGTTGTCGTATGTTATTCTACATTCCGATAAGCGCAGAAACTCGGCCCAGCGTCTGCTGAATAACGAGAGATGCAGGATATGCACAAGCGCGGCTAGCTTTTAGCTGTGCATTGTCCGCTTAGTTAATACGATGAAATTGTTTTCAGTATGTACTGGGTCAGGGTCCATGGCAATGTCAGAATGTGATgggatagcagcagcaccaagtAGAAGAAACATCTGTAGCAATTGTTAATACTTACTACTACATGACTAAAATGATTCCTTGATTATTCTGCTAGTTAAAAACATAACTGCCCCCAACGAATCCCTTAAACACTGTTGGGTGAATATAAATCATTGCTCTCTGCAGATAATGCCACCTACCACAGAGCCCACGACAGCCTCAACTACACCAAAGGACGGTTTCGCACGATTAGCTAATCCAGCAAGATCCCAACGAGctgtacctttttttcttcttctttacttTATTGGCCgaacttttcttttttttttctctcttcgccgAATTTACTTTCGCTCCACTGCCCCATAAACGCGATGCCCGATCCGCCGCGCGCCCACCCCCGTATATCCCGCCACCGAAAATTCAACCCCCATTTTCAACGACACGCGGCCGATGTATAAACGGAGGCGCGACGAAAAAAGGCAGACAAACGTGAGTTCTACGCAACACTAATTGGACCGTTACCAAAGGGGTGGGAGATTTCATTGTAGGATTCTAAACCTGGCCGGCTGTATCGTGTATCGTTGCAAAAACCGCTACAGTACACGTATCCAAGAACCCTGATCTCTCGTCAACCCATCGGGGAATTTTGGCTCTCGGCCTATCTCCGCCACAACCCATGGCCTCAAGCTTCAACAAGTCACAACCAACAGGCCGGCGACTCAGACTGGCCTCTGGATTGCCGAGTCCGCAGTTATGCAAAGTGGTGTGATTCCACGGGCCAGGAGTTGACAAGCGGTTCCAGACCGCGCCAATCCCAGTCGAAAACgatcaagaacaagagcaCTGGCCATCTCAGGATCCGGGAAATGAGAATCTGGGTATCCAAATGCCCGGTAGCCAGGCAACCCCCTTCGATGGAACCTGATTTCCGTGTCCCTTGTCGACATGGGCCGCAACCCTTATGACGCCATTTTGATTGTAGAACCAGGTGAAGCATCCCTTGTCCTGTCTAGTACTTGTAGCAGTATTGGGTAGGAATACCGTGGTGTTATTATACTTGTACTACGTAGCAGCAGTCTGGACCCAAGGATCGCTCAATCTCGCATGTATCGAtagtactgtagcagcaCGGAGTAGCACCCGTAGGATATCATTCAACAATACAGGGGGTTGTTGACGTTGGCCGTGGCAGCACAGCCCTCGGGGTTGATTCGCATCACGTCGTGAAGCGAGGACAGAAAGGACTCCAACATGTACAATACCGCACAAACCATGACCTGAAAACTGCGGGATTTACACCCTTTCATTTTACTTGTACCGAATCTCCGCCAAGCCGTGAGCCAAGGCATCTT encodes:
- a CDS encoding uncharacterized protein (EggNog:ENOG41), with the protein product MDQVSNLHPRGTRGSALASLLQPTIVMSAASKQFAVNGPHTAGLFADMSVDGPIIGTLVAVVDRAKNLPNRKTIGKQDPYCAARLGKEAKKTATDVRGGQTPKWDQELRFTVHDSADYYQLKVSVFTDDKKTDLIGEAWIDLKGIIIAGGGQNDVWQTLTCRGKYAGEIRLEITYYDSRPKPDKPAVRTRQSMGAEHEGSPPKRKEPVKRRPLPTDPVTGEVTANVPSPSDYQSPHRSPGKISSHSPYGSTSSLHETAEYGTPQGSTRSRHADHFSHSPSHSGSGRVEGPRQPRPTRQDSYTREREGYSQKIPVSPYEQQDPRGSGYSLSSEPYDMTPSDEAAPFSPLGEPRQAAPPPPAHRSRHSNSQERMQRRGDESPQRGLPPVSMRSDVLKNEAHRNSTPNYPGRPQFRAYDPAMAAQPPIQRAITYEPLNSYDAYDAQYRSMQPTVEDVPESPPGSMRNRDRRNSSRIVPLDEVFNNAPIPASTNLSHSPGGGSPGYMGQSPGAYPPYQEQPRNQDSISPLSARDYTESPGQISQYSYSSQSQRPSPSQQREYETTYIQSSPSYGLPALPPSLAPGVDPTMAQEMSNRAYEDRRHDGQYNNQIVHASVRSRHGSEPPPPSHEPPYGTSPQAYESYDRRRSGNYSGGPDPQAQAQGYRDPSPNPQHRIRRKSVSPSPLRSDHRRHSDIPFGPDSYDAFNPGASSRDGSPGVDASDPPSKIVTPDGREIDPSDHLPVESWAPEPEPKPSQEPARARPALSGAQPMPPSGRRPLRISMARTSQAVVPSNAYGFTEGPRAPPPPAQGGRQRLQKKAMRHSMGPTTSAPNPLTSMAPDNFQIGPNQYGSSRSRAGAWDYPSENYAPKYNGGNQGPPIPAKVPLPIMSGANGGAEDMALIQEMQSIDIGTGRSRRRGGY
- a CDS encoding uncharacterized protein (BUSCO:EOG092D1LTM) → MASQVAPLPRVKLASGPAPMTAEQRYWKSFKNPLLIPSPTNFPITHVSSNSDSFAVTTGTRVQIYSTRSRKLLKTITRFSDVARSGEIRRDGRVLVAGDDTGRIQVFDVGSRAILRTWLDHKQPVWTTKFSPVELTTLLSTSDDKTVRLWDLPSSEPTSTFVGHSDYVRTGSFMPGTMANMVVSGSYDSTVKLWDPRTGNNSAVMTFKHAAPVESVLPLPTGTTVLAAAGNAVSVLDLVAARPLHLITNHQKTVTSMSLASGGRRLVTGSLEGHVKMFETTGWNVVNSIKYQAPILSVCVIPSNDSSDDDRHLAVGMQSGVLSVRTRLTGTEAARHREREKEMQALVAGTIDSLDAQKQKRKRRVEATKRLDLLGESADVVIANQGRPNKKKERPWQADLRHARYSKALDQVIDRSSSEYSPLNVLTLLLALRHRSAIRDALENRDEQSVEPVLKWVCGHICDPRYVSICVEVGVQLLDLYAEYVGASAELHQGFRTLHRRVKLEVERAQIACQSGGMLESLMMSAV